From a region of the Triticum aestivum cultivar Chinese Spring chromosome 7D, IWGSC CS RefSeq v2.1, whole genome shotgun sequence genome:
- the LOC123164193 gene encoding probable pre-mRNA-splicing factor ATP-dependent RNA helicase DEAH5 produces MTKASPADAVSEGIRRLTYLSLVSKVSSELEAHLGDVQRNVAEFIVHLGRASPSVAEFDAKLKDHDFVVPDYLARTLHTVIHAIPDAAPAPAPAPAPAPAPAPRNPTADGLSTGTRSPDDKEEEEEEDGAGGPELHQVCHGTVIRVVDAGCFVRLDGARGREGLVHTSRMPASVKRGQEVFVKVVSVQWGNLELSMADIDQETGRALPPPRRDGQDAVRRANRSADPAGTSGKRIGLSGIVIEEDGARPAPRRPVRRMSSPERWELKQLIASGALNVRDCPAFDDDDWGIHYQEEEEVEEELEIELNEDEPPFLSGQGRSSIDLSPVRISKNPEGSLSRVAALQTALVKERRDIRSQEQRALLDSIPKDLNRQWEDPLPDAGGRCLAQEMRGAGLSAQSMPDWKKQAYGKTGTFGKRSSLPIQEQRQHLPIYRLKNELIKALHHHQVLVVIGETGSGKTTQVTQYLAEAGYTEGGKIACTQPRRVAAQSVAKRVAEEFGCPLGEEVGYSIRFDDRTGPDTVIKYMTDGMLLREIMVDKNLSCYSVVMLDEAHERTIYTDILFGLLKQLIRRRTDLKLIVTSATLDAEKFSRYFFNCNIFTIPGRTFPVEILYAKEPESDYMDAALITVLQIHLSQPEGDILLFLTGQEEIDQACNSLHERMKVLGNDVPELLVNPVYSALPTEMQSKIFEPAPLGKRKVIVATNIAEASITIDGIYYVVDPGFAKLNVYNPKRGLDSLVITPISQASAKQRAGRAGRTGPGKCYRLYTESAYRNEMPATTIPEIQRINLGWTVLNMKAMGINELVSFDFMDPPAPQALISAMEQLYSLGALDEEGLLTKLGRKMAEFPQEPPLSKMLLASVDLGCSDEIVTIIAMIQTGNIFYRPREKQDQADRKRGNFFQPEGDHITLLTVYQAWKAKQFSGPWCFENFLQITSLRRAQDVRKQLLEIMDRYRLDVVSAGNDLTKVRRAIAAGFFFNSAKKDPQGGYRTLADHQQVYIHPSSALFHQQPEWVIYNEIVMTTKEYMREVTAINPAWLVELAPRFYRSMDSTKMSKRKRQERIEPLYDRYNEPNSWRLSKRRG; encoded by the coding sequence ATGACGAAGGCGAGCCCGGCCGACGCGGTGAGCGAAGGGATCCGAAGGCTCACCTATCTATCCCTCGTCTCCAAGGTCTCCTCGGAGCTGGAGGCCCACCTCGGCGACGTCCAACGCAACGTCGCCGAGTTCATCGTCCACCTCGGCCGCGCCTCCCCCTCCGTCGCTGAGTTCGACGCCAAGCTCAAGGACCACGACTTCGTGGTGCCGGACTACCTCGCCCGCACCCTCCACACCGTCATCCACGCCATCCCCGAcgccgctcccgctcccgctcccgcccccgcccccgcccccgcccccgccccccgaAACCCCACCGCCGATGGCCTCAGTACCGGCACCAGGAGCCCTgatgacaaggaggaggaggaggaggaggatggggccgGGGGTCCGGAGCTTCACCAGGTGTGCCACGGGACGGTCATCCGGGTGGTGGACGCCGGGTGCTTCGTCCGCCTCGACGGGGCGCGCGGCCGCGAGGGGCTAGTCCACACCTCCCGGATGCCCGCCTCCGTGAAGCGCGGCCAGGAGGTGTTTGTCAAGGTCGTGTCCGTGCAGTGGGGCAATCTGGAATTGTCGATGGCGGACATCGATCAGGAAACTGGAAGGGCGCTCCCGCCACCACGGCGCGATGGTCAGGACGCTGTTCGGAGGGCGAATCGATCTGCTGATCCTGCCGGAACCTCTGGGAAGAGGATTGGGCTGTCTGGAATTGTGATTGAGGAGGACGGTGCTCGGCCTGCACCACGAAGGCCGGTCAGGCGAATGAGCTCCCCGGAGAGATGGGAACTGAAGCAGCTGATTGCTTCGGGGGCACTGAATGTGAGAGACTGCCCTGCGTTCGATGATGATGATTGGGGGATACATtaccaggaagaagaagaagtggaggaGGAGCTCGAGATTGAGCTTAACGAAGATGAGCCGCCGTTCTTATCTGGACAGGGCCGGTCCTCGATTGACTTGTCCCCGGTGAGGATTTCCAAGAACCCTGAGGGGTCACTGAGCCGAGTGGCGGCACTGCAGACTGCGCTTGTCAAGGAGCGGCGTGATATCCGTAGCCAGGAGCAGAGAGCATTGCTTGATTCCATCCCCAAGGATCTGAATCGGCAGTGGGAGGATCCTTTACCTGATGCAGGTGGGCGGTGCCTTGCACAGGAAATGAGGGGCGCCGGCTTATCAGCACAGAGCATGCCGGACTGGAAGAAACAGGCTTATGGGAAGACAGGAACATTTGggaagaggtcgagccttccaataCAGGAGCAGAGGCAGCACCTTCCCATTTACCGGCTGAAGAATGAGCTTATCAAAGCTCTACATCACCATCAAGTTTTGGTTGTTATCGGGGAGACAGGGTCAGGGAAAACTACGCAGGTTACTCAGTACCTTGCTGAGGCAGGCTATACTGAAGGTGGGAAAATTGCGTGTACGCAGCCTCGCAGGGTTGCTGCGCAGTCTGTTGCAAAGCGGGTAGCAGAGGAGTTTGGTTGTCCATTGGGAGAGGAAGTTGGTTATTCTATACGCTTTGACGATCGAACTGGACCTGATACGGTCATTAAGTACATGACAGACGGCATGCTCCTACGGGAGATTATGGTAGACAAGAACCTCTCTTGTTATTCTGTGGTCATGCTTGATGAGGCACATGAGAGGACCATCTATACAGACATTCTCTTTGGCTTGCTGAAGCAGCTCATTAGGCGGAGAACTGATCTCAAGTTAATTGTCACTTCCGCCACTCTTGATGCAGAGAAATTCTCTAGATATTTTTTTAATTGCAACATTTTCACGATTCCAGGGAGAACGTTTCCCGTGGAGATACTATATGCAAAGGAGCCAGAGAGCGATTACATGGATGCTGCATTGATCACAGTATTGCAGATCCATCTGAGTCAACCCGAAGGTGATATCCTCTTGTTCTTGACTGGCCAGGAAGAGATTGATCAGGCCTGTAACTCTCTTCATGAGAGGATGAAGGTGCTGGGTAACGATGTACCAGAGTTGCTAGTCAATCCAGTTTACAGTGCTCTTCCAACTGAAATGCAATCAAAGATTTTTGAACCTGCTCCTCTTGGGAAGAGGAAGGTGATTGTGGCCACCAACATAGCCGAAGCATCTATTACGATAGATGGGATATACTATGTTGTTGATCCAGGCTTTGCAAAACTCAATGTGTATAATCCGAAACGAGGACTGGATTCACTGGTTATCACTCCGATCTCACAGGCATCAGCTAAACAAAGAGCAGGACGTGCTGGGCGTACGGGCCCAGGCAAGTGTTACCGTCTGTACACTGAGAGCGCCTATCGTAATGAAATGCCCGCCACGACTATTCCAGAAATTCAGAGGATTAACCTGGGGTGGACGGTTCTTAATATGAAGGCAATGGGGATAAATGAACTAGTGTCATTCGACTTCATGGACCCTCCAGCACCTCAAGCGCTTATCTCTGCTATGGAACAGCTGTACAGCCTTGGTGCCTTGGATGAAGAAGGCCTGCTTACCAAGCTGGGGAGAAAGATGGCTGAGTTTCCACAAGAACCGCCACTTTCAAAAATGCTCCTTGCTAGTGTGGACCTCGGATGCAGTGATGAAATAGTGACTATCATTGCAATGATCCAAACTGGCAATATATTCTACCGGCCAAGGGAAAAACAAGATCAGGCAGATCGGAAGAGGGGCAACTTTTTCCAGCCAGAAGGGGATCACATCACGTTACTCACTGTGTATCAGGCGTGGAAGGCAAAGCAGTTTTCAGGGCCATGGTGCTTCGAGAATTTTCTCCAGATAACATCACTAAGGAGGGCACAGGATGTGAGGAAGCAGCTCCTGGAGATCATGGACAGGTATCGGCTTGACGTTGTCTCTGCCGGCAACGATCTCACCAAGGTAAGGAGAGCCATCGCCGCAGGCTTCTTCTTCAACTCTGCCAAGAAGGATCCCCAGGGAGGATACAGGACACTTGCCGATCATCAGCAGGTGTATATCCACCCAAGCAGCGCCCTCTTTCATCAGCAGCCAGAGTGGGTGATTTACAATGAGATTGTCATGACCACAAAAGAGTACATGAGGGAGGTGACAGCCATCAACCCAGCGTGGCTCGTCGAGCTGGCACCGAGGTTCTACAGATCCATGGATTCGACAAAGATGAGCAAGCGGAAGCGCCAGGAGAGGATTGAGCCTCTGTACGACAGATACAACGAGCCCAACTCGTGGCGCCTCAGCAAGCGCCGTGGGTGA
- the LOC123164194 gene encoding putative protein ABIL2 isoform X3, translating to MVEAVGTYPRRGAAADTGMRVAPEEVQMGETFILSETIKDLMTLRSQLYSAAEYFELAYMQEDGKQAVVSNLKEYAVKALVNTVDHLGSISFKVSSLVGQRFDEVAEANLRVSCIQQRTQASQACMNKEGLTQQSLVITAPKYHKRYILPAGNDSIPDAVPNFSEMNKVKNRTTQMHPAFSAQTKSKDKQASFSKLRSIARAPSQRARSSSPAQHTRFVPPSDTAIPTKRDKRSDSPISSTTPLTRSGSLSKKPSLLKTSSVRVQTTSDPKRLAPLRSYADRYKDDPKENEQTPKKSKKFLKSLLSRRKSKKEEPLPCYFDDY from the exons ATGGTGGAAGCGGTGGGGACTTACCCGAGAAGAGGCGCCGCCGCTGACACGGGGATGCGCGTCGCTCCGGAGGAGGTGCAGATGGGGGAGACATTCATCTTATCTGAAACCATCAAG GATCTCATGACGCTGCGGTCGCAACTGTATTCTGCAGCTGAGTATTTCGAACTAGCCTACATGCAGGAAGACGGAAAGCAGGC GGTGGTGAGCAATCTTAAGGAGTACGCCGTGAAGGCCCTCGTCAACACTGTAGACCACCTAGGGTCCATATCCTTCAAAGTCTCCAGCCTTGTCGGTCAAAGGTTCGACGAGGTGGCCGAAGCCAATCTGCGGGTCTCCTGCATCCAGCAG AGAACTCAAGCGAGCCAAGCATGCATGAATAAAGAAGGCCTGACGCAGCAATCTTTGGTGATCACCGCTCCAAAGTATCACAAGAGGTACATCTTACCAG CAGGAAATGATTCAATTCCCGATGCTGTGCCCAACTTCAGCGAGATGAATAAGGTCAAGAACAGGACTACGCAGATGCATCCGGCCTTCAGTG CTCAAACAAAAAGCAAAGACAAGCAAGCTTCATTCAG CAAGCTCCGGTCGATAGCCCGTGCACCTTCCCAGCGTGCACGTTCATCCTCTCCAGCGCAGCATACTCGCTTCGTGCCACCTTCTGATACTGCAATACCCACCAAAAGAG ATAAAAGATCGGATTCACCAATTTCTTCGACAACTCCACTCACAAGGTCTGGGTCACTCTCAAAGAAGCCATCCTTGCTCAAGACATCAAGTGTCAGGGTCCAG ACAACTTCAGATCCCAAGAGATTGGCACCGCTGCGGTCATATGCTGACAGATACAAAGACGATCCCAAGGAAAACGAGCAGACTCCAAAGAAGAGCAAGAAGTTCCTCAAGTCGCTGCTCAGTAGGCGCAAGTCAAAGAAAGAAGAACCACTGCCCTGCTACTTCGATGACTACTGA
- the LOC123164194 gene encoding putative protein ABIL2 isoform X4, with amino-acid sequence MVEAVGTYPRRGAAADTGMRVAPEEVQMGETFILSETIKDLMTLRSQLYSAAEYFELAYMQEDGKQAVVSNLKEYAVKALVNTVDHLGSISFKVSSLVGQRFDEVAEANLRVSCIQQRTQASQACMNKEGLTQQSLVITAPKYHKRYILPGNDSIPDAVPNFSEMNKVKNRTTQMHPAFSAQTKSKDKQASFSKLRSIARAPSQRARSSSPAQHTRFVPPSDTAIPTKRDKRSDSPISSTTPLTRSGSLSKKPSLLKTSSVRVQTTSDPKRLAPLRSYADRYKDDPKENEQTPKKSKKFLKSLLSRRKSKKEEPLPCYFDDY; translated from the exons ATGGTGGAAGCGGTGGGGACTTACCCGAGAAGAGGCGCCGCCGCTGACACGGGGATGCGCGTCGCTCCGGAGGAGGTGCAGATGGGGGAGACATTCATCTTATCTGAAACCATCAAG GATCTCATGACGCTGCGGTCGCAACTGTATTCTGCAGCTGAGTATTTCGAACTAGCCTACATGCAGGAAGACGGAAAGCAGGC GGTGGTGAGCAATCTTAAGGAGTACGCCGTGAAGGCCCTCGTCAACACTGTAGACCACCTAGGGTCCATATCCTTCAAAGTCTCCAGCCTTGTCGGTCAAAGGTTCGACGAGGTGGCCGAAGCCAATCTGCGGGTCTCCTGCATCCAGCAG AGAACTCAAGCGAGCCAAGCATGCATGAATAAAGAAGGCCTGACGCAGCAATCTTTGGTGATCACCGCTCCAAAGTATCACAAGAGGTACATCTTACCAG GAAATGATTCAATTCCCGATGCTGTGCCCAACTTCAGCGAGATGAATAAGGTCAAGAACAGGACTACGCAGATGCATCCGGCCTTCAGTG CTCAAACAAAAAGCAAAGACAAGCAAGCTTCATTCAG CAAGCTCCGGTCGATAGCCCGTGCACCTTCCCAGCGTGCACGTTCATCCTCTCCAGCGCAGCATACTCGCTTCGTGCCACCTTCTGATACTGCAATACCCACCAAAAGAG ATAAAAGATCGGATTCACCAATTTCTTCGACAACTCCACTCACAAGGTCTGGGTCACTCTCAAAGAAGCCATCCTTGCTCAAGACATCAAGTGTCAGGGTCCAG ACAACTTCAGATCCCAAGAGATTGGCACCGCTGCGGTCATATGCTGACAGATACAAAGACGATCCCAAGGAAAACGAGCAGACTCCAAAGAAGAGCAAGAAGTTCCTCAAGTCGCTGCTCAGTAGGCGCAAGTCAAAGAAAGAAGAACCACTGCCCTGCTACTTCGATGACTACTGA
- the LOC123164194 gene encoding putative protein ABIL2 isoform X2 encodes MVEAVGTYPRRGAAADTGMRVAPEEVQMGETFILSETIKDLMTLRSQLYSAAEYFELAYMQEDGKQAVVSNLKEYAVKALVNTVDHLGSISFKVSSLVGQRFDEVAEANLRVSCIQQRTQASQACMNKEGLTQQSLVITAPKYHKRYILPGNDSIPDAVPNFSEMNKVKNRTTQMHPAFSATPAAQTKSKDKQASFSKLRSIARAPSQRARSSSPAQHTRFVPPSDTAIPTKRDKRSDSPISSTTPLTRSGSLSKKPSLLKTSSVRVQTTSDPKRLAPLRSYADRYKDDPKENEQTPKKSKKFLKSLLSRRKSKKEEPLPCYFDDY; translated from the exons ATGGTGGAAGCGGTGGGGACTTACCCGAGAAGAGGCGCCGCCGCTGACACGGGGATGCGCGTCGCTCCGGAGGAGGTGCAGATGGGGGAGACATTCATCTTATCTGAAACCATCAAG GATCTCATGACGCTGCGGTCGCAACTGTATTCTGCAGCTGAGTATTTCGAACTAGCCTACATGCAGGAAGACGGAAAGCAGGC GGTGGTGAGCAATCTTAAGGAGTACGCCGTGAAGGCCCTCGTCAACACTGTAGACCACCTAGGGTCCATATCCTTCAAAGTCTCCAGCCTTGTCGGTCAAAGGTTCGACGAGGTGGCCGAAGCCAATCTGCGGGTCTCCTGCATCCAGCAG AGAACTCAAGCGAGCCAAGCATGCATGAATAAAGAAGGCCTGACGCAGCAATCTTTGGTGATCACCGCTCCAAAGTATCACAAGAGGTACATCTTACCAG GAAATGATTCAATTCCCGATGCTGTGCCCAACTTCAGCGAGATGAATAAGGTCAAGAACAGGACTACGCAGATGCATCCGGCCTTCAGTG CAACACCCGCAGCTCAAACAAAAAGCAAAGACAAGCAAGCTTCATTCAG CAAGCTCCGGTCGATAGCCCGTGCACCTTCCCAGCGTGCACGTTCATCCTCTCCAGCGCAGCATACTCGCTTCGTGCCACCTTCTGATACTGCAATACCCACCAAAAGAG ATAAAAGATCGGATTCACCAATTTCTTCGACAACTCCACTCACAAGGTCTGGGTCACTCTCAAAGAAGCCATCCTTGCTCAAGACATCAAGTGTCAGGGTCCAG ACAACTTCAGATCCCAAGAGATTGGCACCGCTGCGGTCATATGCTGACAGATACAAAGACGATCCCAAGGAAAACGAGCAGACTCCAAAGAAGAGCAAGAAGTTCCTCAAGTCGCTGCTCAGTAGGCGCAAGTCAAAGAAAGAAGAACCACTGCCCTGCTACTTCGATGACTACTGA
- the LOC123164194 gene encoding putative protein ABIL2 isoform X1 — protein MVEAVGTYPRRGAAADTGMRVAPEEVQMGETFILSETIKDLMTLRSQLYSAAEYFELAYMQEDGKQAVVSNLKEYAVKALVNTVDHLGSISFKVSSLVGQRFDEVAEANLRVSCIQQRTQASQACMNKEGLTQQSLVITAPKYHKRYILPAGNDSIPDAVPNFSEMNKVKNRTTQMHPAFSATPAAQTKSKDKQASFSKLRSIARAPSQRARSSSPAQHTRFVPPSDTAIPTKRDKRSDSPISSTTPLTRSGSLSKKPSLLKTSSVRVQTTSDPKRLAPLRSYADRYKDDPKENEQTPKKSKKFLKSLLSRRKSKKEEPLPCYFDDY, from the exons ATGGTGGAAGCGGTGGGGACTTACCCGAGAAGAGGCGCCGCCGCTGACACGGGGATGCGCGTCGCTCCGGAGGAGGTGCAGATGGGGGAGACATTCATCTTATCTGAAACCATCAAG GATCTCATGACGCTGCGGTCGCAACTGTATTCTGCAGCTGAGTATTTCGAACTAGCCTACATGCAGGAAGACGGAAAGCAGGC GGTGGTGAGCAATCTTAAGGAGTACGCCGTGAAGGCCCTCGTCAACACTGTAGACCACCTAGGGTCCATATCCTTCAAAGTCTCCAGCCTTGTCGGTCAAAGGTTCGACGAGGTGGCCGAAGCCAATCTGCGGGTCTCCTGCATCCAGCAG AGAACTCAAGCGAGCCAAGCATGCATGAATAAAGAAGGCCTGACGCAGCAATCTTTGGTGATCACCGCTCCAAAGTATCACAAGAGGTACATCTTACCAG CAGGAAATGATTCAATTCCCGATGCTGTGCCCAACTTCAGCGAGATGAATAAGGTCAAGAACAGGACTACGCAGATGCATCCGGCCTTCAGTG CAACACCCGCAGCTCAAACAAAAAGCAAAGACAAGCAAGCTTCATTCAG CAAGCTCCGGTCGATAGCCCGTGCACCTTCCCAGCGTGCACGTTCATCCTCTCCAGCGCAGCATACTCGCTTCGTGCCACCTTCTGATACTGCAATACCCACCAAAAGAG ATAAAAGATCGGATTCACCAATTTCTTCGACAACTCCACTCACAAGGTCTGGGTCACTCTCAAAGAAGCCATCCTTGCTCAAGACATCAAGTGTCAGGGTCCAG ACAACTTCAGATCCCAAGAGATTGGCACCGCTGCGGTCATATGCTGACAGATACAAAGACGATCCCAAGGAAAACGAGCAGACTCCAAAGAAGAGCAAGAAGTTCCTCAAGTCGCTGCTCAGTAGGCGCAAGTCAAAGAAAGAAGAACCACTGCCCTGCTACTTCGATGACTACTGA